The following coding sequences are from one Manduca sexta isolate Smith_Timp_Sample1 chromosome 7, JHU_Msex_v1.0, whole genome shotgun sequence window:
- the LOC119193842 gene encoding LOW QUALITY PROTEIN: uncharacterized protein LOC119193842 (The sequence of the model RefSeq protein was modified relative to this genomic sequence to represent the inferred CDS: inserted 2 bases in 1 codon): MGRPKDEAMNLAMEEIFTYIENSDDCQFTLNELQKVCKTTTLDNRTIKLRLKVKYGDKLIITEKSGASTFICLVDNHHDILNQAWYERKKMNKTEERLRVLDAAAAIIREDIQTAVFDNSNYPPPSRMFEDLNNEIPESLTFLVERVILKNKRSNLDHLKLICTNICHCIMTAVRPRSFKSKLQLGLAVFFHRRFGSKRLIQIFSAFGLCASYNDTIMYEAAAVFHRPPHVLPPESGTLIQYVADNADINVNTLDGNNTLHIMGIIQIVTPKHSVLLEEPMPRIKETLSANDFKAKAHVPIQTYTNDGVVGYSKINVKDFVYGTETVSLLKKVDVVWFYGKWKNESLPGWNGFIERLTNNHTNYSKSQISFLPFIHQPASNYNTIYTTLLCALENAKRYGHTVCIVTFDQPLYAKAREIVSAAPQGSELSKIIIRLGGFHLLMSFMGAIGHIMQGSGMKEVLAEIYASKSLEKMLNGHAYARAVRAHTLLQLTLAIIILKEVEMNDIMDADLIVNIEHILGNTLSYNDIENDDEVSGALLDKFNQKLKEYEERGPTAKLWIQYFCMVSIAKEFLRAERMGDWKAHLNCVKEMLPYFHASGHFPYAKSAHLYLQDMEQLQNLIDPEVYEKFSGGFFTVRRSDKLSCGTSTDMVIEQSMMKAMKTDGGIARGRSTKESVISKWVYSMHAMNTVCDKLEDIANVRMDTTEQHVDASDSRVKKDARDIRRLLEWFSTHDPFPEVNKIVSIASGVVGDDKINCYKAREVGLASMAKMTGLTFNNIKLKHADKVVPLLTMTSSIKVHEEKVPIDPVLLFQRMSITAAFQDEIEKYFEYELAPYPLSLFDDIGMRKTQKSTIYDCFEKVNIDINNTNATYIIDGGYLLHRVVWDSEETFNVILDKYVQYVRRHFGSRVTVVFDGYDDCTRNIKAAEQRRRTLATSSSSDILFDELMTVPTSQQKFLTNTHNKSRFISMLKEKFTAENILVKQANNDADVLIIETAIEQFNLTNTTIVVGEDVDLLVLLTARTPTEKTIFFLKPGKAQHQSDIYSSKSLFTLVKCKDHVLFLHAITGCDTTSAFYRRGKTAVFKMFEKQDLIQCAEVFKKSNSTQQEVITNGIRFLLSMYGAPKKTTCLDKHRYACFVKNTKNKKQVQLACLPPTSVAAHQHLFRVYYQVQVWLGYQLDPTDWGWKLVNNILEPVQTLLPPAPEKLLNTIFATXQKGCSAKCGCKKVGLSCSLACTNCQGRSCSNIESQTMEDSFDSDEVSCDTSLLTQFTCIQNEDEEEAGEEEQEEDQEEEQEFETYE, translated from the exons ATGGGTCGTCCTAAAGACGAAGCTATGAATTTGGCAATGGaggaaatatttacttacattgaaAATAGCGATGACTGTCAGTTCACTTTGAACGAATTACAAAAGGTTTGCAAAACTACGACTCTAGATAACAGAACGATTAAGCTACgactaaaagtaaaatatggTGATAAACTTATTATCACTGAGAAATCGGGAGCATCAACATTCATATGCTTAGTGGATAATCATCATGATATTTTGAATCAAGCCTGgtacgaaagaaaaaaaatgaataaaacagaAGAACGATTGAGAGTCCTAGACGCAGCTGCAGCTATTATTCGCGAAGATATTCAAACCGCAGTATTTGATAATTCTAACTACCCTCCACCAAGTCGCATGTTTGaagatttaaataatgaaatcccAGAATCATTGACATTTCTTGTGGAACgagtgattttaaaaaataaacgatcaaatttagatcatttaaaattaatatgcacAAATATTTGCCATTGTATCATGACTGCTGTTCGACCAAGgtcttttaaatctaaattacaaTTAGGCCTCGCAGTTTTTTTTCATCGAAGGTTCGGGTCTAAACGTCTTATACAAATCTTTTCGGCTTTTGGTTTATGTGCTTCTTATAATGATACAATAATGTACGAGGCAGCAGCAGTTTTCCATCGTCCTCCTcatgtcctaccaccagaaagTGGCACTCTTATTCAATACGTTGCAGATAATGctgatattaatgtaaatacgcTAGACGGCAATAACACGCTCCACATAATGGgtattattcaaattgttactCCAAAACATTCAGTTTTACTAGAAGAACCTATGCCACGAATAAAAGAAACTCTTTCAGCAAATGATTTCAAGGCAAAAGCTCATGTGCCGATACAGACTTATACAAATGACGGTGTAGTAGGctacagtaaaataaatgttaaagattttgtttatgGAACTGAAACAGTATCGTTGCTCAAAAAAGTTGATGTAGTATGGTTTTATGGAAAATGGAAAAATGAGTCTTTACCCGGTTGGAATGGTTTTATTGAacgtttaacaaataatcatacGAATTATTCTAAATCTcaaatttcatttttaccatTTATTCACCAACCAGCCAGTAACTATAATACTATCTATACGACTTTACTTTGTGCATTAGAGAATGCAAAACGGTATGGCCACACTGTATGCATCGTGACTTTCGACCAGCCCCTGTATGCTAAAGCTCGAGAAATTGTATCAGCCGCACCTCAGGGCTCTGAATTATCAAAAATCATCATCAGACTTGGAGGATTTCATTTACTGATGTCTTTTATGGGAGCAATTGGTCATATTATGCAAGGAAGCGGCATGAAAGAAGTACTAGCAGAGATCTATGCGTCAAAATCATTAGAAAAAATGCTGAATGGTCATGCTTACGCAAGAGCTGTTCGAGCTCATACACTACTTCAGCTTACTttggcaattataatattaaaagaagttGAAATGAATGACATAATGGATGCAGATCTAATCGTAAATATCGAGCATATATTAGGTAATACTCTTTCATACAATGATATTGAAAATGACGATGAAGTATCTGGAGCTttacttgataaatttaatcaaaaactaaAAGAATATGAGGAACGAGGACCAACTGCAAAACTTtggattcaatatttttgtatggtttCCATTGCTAAAGAATTCCTAAGAGCTGAGCGTATGGGGGATTGGAAAGCTCATTTAAACTGCGTCAAAGAAATGCTTCCTTATTTTCACGCGTCTGGACATTTTCCTTATGCTAAATCTGCACACCTTTACTTGCAGGATATGGAACAATTACAGAATTTGATTGATCCTGAAGTTTACGAAAAGTTTTCAGGAGGATTTTTTACAGTTAGACGTTCAGACAAATTAAGTTGTGGAACTTCAACGGACATGGTAATCGAGCAGTCTATGATGAAAGCTATGAAGACAGATGGAGGTATTGCTCGAGGGAGAAGTACAAAAGAGAGCGTCATCAGTAAATGGGTTTATAGTATGCATGCTATGAATACAGTTTGTGACAAATTAGAAGATATCGCTAATGTTAGGATGGATACGACCGAGCAGCATGTTGATGCAAGTGATTCACGAGTAAAAAAAGATGCTAGAGACATACGAAGACTTTTAGAGTGGTTCTCAACGCATGATCCTTTTCCAGAGGTTAACAAAATTGTTTCTATTGCGAGTGGTGTCGTTGGTgacgataaaattaattgttataaagcTCGTGAAGTTGGACTTGCTTCTATGGCAAAAATGACAGGACTgacattcaataatattaaattaaaacacgctGATAAAGTTGTTCCTCTCTTAACTATGACTAGTTCCATAAAAGTTCATGAAGAAAAAGTACCTATTGACCCTGTATTATTGTTCCAACGCATGAGTATTACTGCAGCATTTCAagatgaaattgaaaaatattttgaatatgaattAGCTCCCTACCCTTTATCGTTATTTGATGACATCGGGATGCGTAAAACACAGAAATCTACCATTTACGATTGTtttgaaaaagtaaatattgatattaacaaCACTAATGCGACATACATCATTGACGGAGGATACTTACTACACCGCGTTGTGTGGGATAGCGAAGAAACATTCAACGTTATCTTAGATAAATACGTTCAATATGTACGTAGACATTTTGGTTCCAGAGTTACTGTCGTATTTGATGGCTATGATGATTGCACGAGAAATATCAAAGCTGCAGAACAACGTCGTCGAACTTTAGCAACATCTTCATcttctgatattttatttgatgaacTTATGACAGTCCCAACCAGTCAACAGAAATTTCTTACAAATACCCACAACAAGTCTCGGTTCATTTCAATGTTGAAAGAAAAGTTTACGGCTgaaaatatattggtaaaacAAGCTAATAATGATGCTGATGTATTGATTATTGAAACAGCAATAGAGCAATTCAATTTGACAAATACAACTATTGTTGTTGGTGAAGATGTTGACTTACTTGTATTACTCACTGCTCGAACGCCAActgaaaaaactatttttttcttaaaaccaGGAAAAGCTCAGCATCAATCAGATATATATTCatcaaaaagtttatttactttagtaaaGTGTAAAGATCATGTACTATTTTTACACGCAATAACTGGCTGTGATACGACATCTGCATTTTACAGGAGGGGTAAAACAGcagttttcaaaatgtttgaaaaacaAGATTTAATTCAATGTGCTGAAGTTTTTAAAAAGAGTAATTCAACTCAACAAGAAGTTATTACCAACGGCATCCGCTTTCTTCTTTCTATGTACGGAGCTCCTAAAAAAACTACCTGTTTAGATAAGCATCGATATGCATGTTtcgttaaaaatactaaaaataaaaaacaagttcaATTAGCTTGTCTTCCTCCAACCTCAGTTGCTGCTCACCAACATCTTTTTCGAGTATATTACCAAGTTCAAGTGTGGCTTGGTTATCAGCTAGACCCTACAGACTGGGGTTGGAAGTTGGTCAACAATATATTAGAGCCAGTTCAAACTTTACTTCCACCTGCGCCGGAAAAACTGCTGAACACTATTTTTGCAAC GCAAAAGGGATGCAGTGCTAAATGTGGTTGCAAAAAAGTCGGACTGTCTTGTTCTTTGGCATGCACAAATTGTCAAGGCCGGTCGTGCTCTAATATTGAATCACAAACAATGGAGGATTCGTTTGACTCCGACGAAGTATCATGCGATACATCGCTATTGACGCAATTTACTTGCATCCAAAATGAAGATGAAGAAGAAGCAGGAGAAGAAGAACAAGAAGAAGATCAAGAAGAAGAACAAGAATTTGAAACTTACGAATAA